TGCTCGGTATGTTTGGCTGGAAAATCGCCGGTATTTATGTAGTCAGCGGTCTTGCAATTGCCGTTATCTCAGGTTTAGTGATAAGCAAGCTGCCGGTTGAACATTTACTCGCCGATTTTGTGCGTAAAAATCAGGCCAAAAACAATTTGCAATTGCCGAAAATGAATTGGTCTCAAAGATGTAATTATGCCAAGAGTTATACTAGGGACATAGTTAAAAAAGTTTGGCTGTATATTTTAATTGGGGTTGGTGTCGGCTCTTGGATCCATGGTTATGTGCCGGCTGATTTTTTGGCAAAATATGCCGGAGCGGATAAATGGTACGCCGTACCCTTGGCTGTAATTATTGGTATTCCTTTATATTCTAATGCCGCCGGTGTTATTCCTTTGGTAAGTGCTTTAACCGAAAAAGGCGTGGCCATTGGCACAACACTGGCCTTTATGATGGCTGTAACCGCCTTATCATTGCCTGAATTTATGATTTTAAAAAAGGTGATGAAAACAAAATTGATAATTATTTTTGCCTCAATTGTTGGTATGGGTATTATTTTTACCGGGTATTTATTTAATGCTATTTTGAAATAATAATTTATGAATAAAAAGATTGTTATTGGATTATTAATTACTTTTGGAATAATAATAGTTTTATGGGTTGTTAGTTTGGGCTCACCTAAATCAAAAACTGTTTCAGTTATTCAAAATCAACCGCAAAAACAATCAGCTGATAAGGTTGAAGTTTTTCTTTTTCATACAACTCGACGTTGTGCGACTTGTATTGCGATTGGTCAATTGGCGGGCGAAACGGTTAACGAGTATTTTCAGCCGGAACTTAGAGACGGCAAAATTGAATTTAGAGAGATCAATATTGATTTGCCGGAAAACAAAGAATTGGCGCAAAAATTTCAGGCCAGTGGTTCATCGTTATTTATTAATGTTATTTCTAATGGAGGAAATAACATTACCGAAGATGTGAATGTTTGGCGTTTAACCCAGAATGAAGTTCAATTTAAAAGTTATTTAAAAGACAAAATAAATAATTTCTTGGGAAAATAATATGGATTGGATTAATAGTTTAATTGATAATTATAATATTCCGCTTTTAACTGCTTTTTTATTGGGCATTCTGACTTCTATCAGCCCTTGCCCATTGGCTACCAATATTACCGCTATTGCTTACATTTCTCGTGAACTGAAAACCGTCAAAAATACTCTTTTGAATGGTTTATTTTATACCATGGGTCGAGGGATCAGTTATACACTTTTAGGATTACTTATATATTTTGGTTTATCATCTTTCCAAATATCAAAAATTTTTCAAGGTTGGGGA
The nucleotide sequence above comes from Patescibacteria group bacterium. Encoded proteins:
- a CDS encoding permease, which encodes MSIFYPIQLLADWLTYDIFGITPKTLLAGAVNFFIFDTIKIFILLTIIIFVVSIIRSFLPPEKIRNILSHKHKFVGNILAALFGIITPFCSCSAVPLFLGFVEAGVPLGVTFSFLVSSPMINEVALVLLLGMFGWKIAGIYVVSGLAIAVISGLVISKLPVEHLLADFVRKNQAKNNLQLPKMNWSQRCNYAKSYTRDIVKKVWLYILIGVGVGSWIHGYVPADFLAKYAGADKWYAVPLAVIIGIPLYSNAAGVIPLVSALTEKGVAIGTTLAFMMAVTALSLPEFMILKKVMKTKLIIIFASIVGMGIIFTGYLFNAILK
- a CDS encoding nitrophenyl compound nitroreductase subunit ArsF family protein; protein product: MNKKIVIGLLITFGIIIVLWVVSLGSPKSKTVSVIQNQPQKQSADKVEVFLFHTTRRCATCIAIGQLAGETVNEYFQPELRDGKIEFREINIDLPENKELAQKFQASGSSLFINVISNGGNNITEDVNVWRLTQNEVQFKSYLKDKINNFLGK